In Rouxiella sp. WC2420, the following proteins share a genomic window:
- a CDS encoding YggT family protein: MLTLTFLVKTLIDLYVMVLLLRIWMQWARTDFYNPFSQFVVKITQPIIAPLRRIIPPLGPIDSASLLLAFLLMTIKYPLLLLIQGGGIALSPYNLLFGLIALVKSAGYLVFWLIIIRSLMSWVSQGRGAMDYVLMQLTEPLMAPIRRIIPAMGGIDFSAMVVILILYMLNYLGMDLLGELWFLL; encoded by the coding sequence ATGCTCACGCTGACTTTTCTGGTCAAAACACTGATTGACCTCTACGTCATGGTTTTACTTTTACGCATCTGGATGCAATGGGCGAGAACCGATTTTTACAATCCATTCTCGCAATTTGTTGTTAAAATAACCCAGCCGATTATTGCGCCGCTGCGCCGAATCATTCCACCGCTAGGGCCAATCGACAGCGCCTCGCTGCTGTTGGCATTCCTGCTGATGACAATAAAGTATCCGCTGCTGCTGCTGATTCAGGGAGGAGGGATCGCGCTTAGCCCGTATAACCTGTTGTTCGGCCTGATTGCGCTGGTCAAGTCAGCCGGTTATCTGGTGTTTTGGCTAATCATCATCCGCTCGCTAATGAGCTGGGTGAGCCAAGGTCGCGGCGCGATGGATTACGTGTTAATGCAGCTTACCGAGCCGCTGATGGCACCGATTCGCCGCATTATTCCAGCAATGGGCGGCATCGATTTTTCGGCCATGGTGGTGATCCTTATTCTGTATATGCTGAACTATCTCGGCATGGATTTGTTAGGCGAGCTTTGGTTCCTGTTGTGA
- a CDS encoding DUF2884 family protein, which translates to MLAKTGLKNGLIGLLALTALQAHAEFQCSAKPQDDVVIKQDTVQVVGASGNLLISPNGDLSQNGKSISLNAKQRQEAVDYQSALRRDLPWIDQGAKEHLEKARVAMDGVIVKQLGPESNVRNRLKTLDGQLKQQMNRIIEQRPDSLVFHHQAIDQVQQQGQQLIDQTMGGVMQDSMNEMGTRQLSSGGNPLQAMMSNLGGLQQAVKAEWQRQQGEFEGFGHNVCNRVTSLEEQRRELLADIK; encoded by the coding sequence ATGTTAGCAAAAACGGGATTGAAAAACGGCCTGATCGGCCTGCTGGCTTTGACTGCGCTTCAGGCACATGCTGAATTTCAGTGCAGCGCCAAGCCTCAGGACGACGTAGTGATCAAGCAAGATACCGTGCAGGTAGTGGGGGCTAGCGGAAACCTGCTGATTTCGCCAAATGGCGATTTAAGCCAGAACGGCAAATCTATTTCCCTGAACGCCAAACAGCGTCAGGAGGCTGTGGACTATCAGTCAGCGCTGCGTCGTGATTTACCGTGGATCGATCAAGGCGCCAAAGAGCATCTTGAGAAGGCACGGGTGGCGATGGACGGCGTGATCGTCAAGCAGCTAGGCCCTGAAAGCAATGTTCGTAATCGTCTCAAGACCCTGGATGGCCAACTCAAACAGCAGATGAACCGCATTATCGAGCAACGTCCTGACTCGCTGGTATTCCACCATCAGGCAATCGATCAGGTGCAGCAGCAAGGCCAGCAATTGATTGATCAGACTATGGGCGGCGTAATGCAAGACAGCATGAACGAGATGGGCACCCGTCAGTTGTCCAGCGGTGGTAATCCGTTGCAGGCGATGATGAGCAACCTTGGCGGCTTGCAGCAGGCAGTGAAAGCCGAGTGGCAACGTCAGCAGGGTGAGTTTGAAGGCTTTGGTCATAACGTGTGTAACCGCGTGACCTCGCTGGAAGAGCAGCGCCGCGAACTTTTGGCAGATATTAAGTAA
- the proC gene encoding pyrroline-5-carboxylate reductase: MQHRKICFIGAGNMAGAIIAGLVTSGYPADLITVCAPSAKNRDALAEKYGINSSGDNINGAKEAAVVVLSVKPQLMADVCTELQKQVDFADKLVLSIAAGISVERFYTLLGNGLNIVRIMPNTPSLVGKGMSGLFAPEQVSKQDKEFSGELMTAVGKICWVDSEAGINQVIAAAGSAPAYFFLFMEAMQKEAERQGLSADNARLLVQQAASGAAALVEANPETPLSTLRENVTSKGGTTFEALKVFNERQLPAIVAEAMQAAITRAQEMEKLF, from the coding sequence GGATACCCTGCTGATTTGATCACCGTCTGCGCGCCATCAGCCAAAAACCGTGATGCTCTGGCCGAAAAATACGGCATTAACAGCAGCGGCGATAACATTAATGGCGCTAAAGAGGCCGCAGTTGTGGTGCTTTCCGTAAAACCTCAGCTAATGGCTGACGTCTGCACTGAACTGCAAAAGCAGGTCGATTTTGCTGACAAGCTGGTGTTGTCCATCGCCGCTGGCATTAGCGTCGAGCGTTTCTATACACTGCTTGGCAACGGATTGAATATAGTACGTATTATGCCTAACACGCCGTCTCTTGTGGGCAAAGGTATGAGCGGATTATTCGCTCCCGAGCAAGTCAGCAAACAAGATAAAGAATTCAGCGGCGAGCTGATGACCGCAGTCGGCAAGATTTGCTGGGTCGATAGTGAAGCAGGCATCAATCAGGTGATTGCCGCCGCTGGCAGCGCTCCGGCCTATTTCTTCCTGTTTATGGAAGCAATGCAAAAAGAAGCCGAGCGTCAGGGACTGAGTGCCGACAATGCGCGCCTTCTGGTGCAACAGGCGGCGAGCGGTGCAGCCGCGTTGGTCGAGGCTAACCCTGAAACACCACTGTCTACATTACGCGAAAATGTGACCTCTAAGGGCGGTACGACTTTCGAAGCGCTTAAAGTTTTCAACGAACGCCAGCTTCCTGCGATTGTGGCTGAAGCAATGCAGGCGGCCATCACCCGCGCGCAGGAAATGGAAAAGCTTTTTTAG
- the hemW gene encoding radical SAM family heme chaperone HemW, whose amino-acid sequence MRKLPPLSLYLHIPWCVQKCPYCDFNSHALKGEVPHDDYVAHLLADLDADVHLTSGRTIDTIFIGGGTPSLLSSEAMQNLLDGVRARLPVSPNAEITMEANPGTVEADRFSGYQRAGVNRISIGVQSFSSEKLERLGRIHGPDEAKRAAHLATDLGLRSFNLDLMHGLPDQTLEQALDDLRQAIALNPPHLSWYQLTIEPNTLFAYKTPVLPDDDALWDIFEQGDQLLTAAGYQQYETSAYAKPGYQCQHNLNYWRFGDYLGVGCGAHGKLTQPDGSILRTVKTKHPRGYMQGRYMDKQHEVESKELPFEFFMNRFRLLEAAPREEFAIYTGLEENSIRSQLDEAIAKDYLLETATHWQITEKGKLFLNSLLELFLAD is encoded by the coding sequence ATGCGTAAGCTACCGCCGTTAAGCCTTTATCTCCATATTCCGTGGTGTGTCCAGAAATGCCCTTACTGCGATTTTAATTCGCATGCCCTTAAGGGCGAAGTGCCGCATGACGATTATGTCGCCCACCTGCTGGCAGATTTAGATGCCGATGTGCATCTGACTTCAGGTCGCACGATCGACACCATTTTCATTGGCGGCGGGACGCCAAGTCTGTTAAGCAGCGAAGCGATGCAAAACCTGCTCGACGGTGTTCGCGCGCGCCTGCCTGTTTCGCCCAACGCTGAAATTACCATGGAAGCGAACCCTGGCACGGTTGAAGCCGATCGTTTCAGCGGTTACCAGCGCGCCGGGGTGAACCGCATTTCAATCGGCGTGCAAAGTTTCAGTTCTGAGAAGTTAGAGCGTCTGGGTCGTATTCACGGCCCTGATGAAGCTAAACGCGCCGCGCATCTGGCAACCGATTTGGGCCTGCGCAGTTTTAACCTCGACCTGATGCACGGCTTGCCGGATCAGACGCTGGAACAGGCGCTGGACGATTTGCGTCAGGCAATTGCTCTGAATCCTCCCCATCTGTCCTGGTATCAGCTGACCATCGAACCTAACACCCTGTTCGCCTATAAAACGCCGGTTTTACCCGATGACGACGCGCTATGGGACATCTTCGAGCAAGGCGATCAATTGCTCACAGCAGCTGGCTATCAGCAGTACGAAACCTCTGCCTATGCCAAACCGGGTTACCAGTGTCAGCACAATCTGAACTACTGGCGTTTTGGCGATTATCTGGGCGTTGGCTGTGGCGCACACGGCAAACTGACTCAACCGGATGGCAGCATTCTGCGCACGGTAAAAACCAAGCATCCGCGCGGTTATATGCAGGGTCGTTACATGGACAAACAGCATGAAGTTGAGAGTAAAGAATTGCCGTTCGAATTCTTTATGAATCGCTTCCGGCTGCTGGAAGCCGCGCCGCGAGAAGAGTTCGCAATTTACACAGGACTGGAAGAAAACAGCATCCGCTCGCAGCTCGACGAGGCGATAGCCAAAGATTATCTGCTGGAGACGGCGACCCATTGGCAGATTACCGAAAAAGGAAAACTGTTCCTAAATTCACTGCTGGAACTGTTTTTAGCAGACTAA
- a CDS encoding oxidative damage protection protein, with translation MSRTIFCTFLNKEAEGQDFQLYPGEIGKRIYNEISKEAWSEWMKKQTMLINEKKLSMMNPDDRKLLEQEMVKFLFEGHDVHIEGYTPPSE, from the coding sequence ATGAGCAGGACAATTTTTTGTACGTTCTTGAATAAAGAAGCTGAAGGCCAGGATTTTCAGCTGTATCCGGGCGAAATCGGCAAACGTATTTATAACGAAATCTCCAAGGAAGCCTGGTCAGAGTGGATGAAGAAACAAACCATGCTCATCAACGAAAAAAAATTAAGCATGATGAATCCTGACGATCGCAAACTGCTGGAGCAGGAAATGGTCAAGTTCCTGTTCGAAGGCCATGATGTCCACATTGAAGGCTATACCCCGCCTTCTGAGTAA
- a CDS encoding YggL family protein, whose amino-acid sequence MAKNRSRRLRKKLHIEEFQELGFSVKWRFPEGTDVNTIDESLDAFIEGAIEPGKLAFDGSGYLQWEGLVCLQEIGLCTDEHRELVKKWLEDHKMQDVEVSELFDIWWD is encoded by the coding sequence ATGGCTAAGAACCGTAGTCGTCGTTTACGTAAGAAGTTACACATTGAAGAGTTTCAAGAGCTGGGTTTCTCAGTAAAATGGCGCTTCCCGGAAGGCACTGACGTTAATACTATTGACGAATCTCTGGACGCATTCATCGAAGGCGCTATCGAGCCAGGCAAACTGGCTTTTGACGGCAGCGGTTATCTGCAATGGGAAGGTCTGGTTTGCCTGCAGGAAATCGGTCTTTGCACCGATGAGCATCGTGAGCTGGTGAAAAAATGGTTGGAAGACCATAAAATGCAGGACGTTGAAGTTAGCGAACTGTTCGATATCTGGTGGGATTGA
- the mltC gene encoding membrane-bound lytic murein transglycosylase MltC: MKKILALLVIAPLLISCSSHKNQFNEAYVKDTNGFDILMGQFAHNIENIWGINEVLIAGPKDYVKYSDQYETRSHINFEAGTITIETISGIDPTDKLRQAIVKTLLVGEDASGVDLYSDANDIQISKEPMLYGQVLDNTGQPIRWQGRATSFADYLLQYKLQQRQSGLHIIYSVTIQMVPNHLDKRAHKYLPLVREAAARYGVDQSLILAIMQTESAFNPYAVSNADALGLMQVVQHTAGADVFRSEGHWGTPSRSYLFDPANNINTGTAYLAILQNSYLAGIANPTARRYAVITAYNGGAGSVLRVFSSDKTQAFNIINNMSAGDVYDTLINRHPSAESRRYLYKVNNTQRSYRRTD, from the coding sequence ATGAAGAAAATTTTAGCGTTGCTAGTGATCGCGCCTTTACTGATTTCCTGCTCGAGCCATAAGAATCAATTTAACGAAGCGTACGTCAAAGATACCAACGGTTTTGATATTTTGATGGGTCAATTTGCCCACAACATCGAAAACATCTGGGGCATTAATGAAGTTCTGATCGCGGGTCCAAAAGATTACGTAAAATATAGCGATCAGTATGAAACCCGCAGCCACATCAACTTTGAGGCGGGTACCATTACTATTGAAACAATTTCAGGTATCGATCCCACTGATAAACTGCGTCAGGCAATCGTCAAAACCTTGCTGGTTGGTGAAGATGCCAGCGGCGTAGACCTTTATTCCGACGCCAACGATATCCAGATCAGCAAAGAGCCGATGCTCTATGGTCAGGTGCTCGACAACACCGGGCAGCCGATCCGCTGGCAGGGTCGCGCCACCAGCTTTGCCGACTATCTGTTGCAATACAAGCTGCAACAGCGCCAGTCTGGCCTGCATATTATTTATTCCGTGACCATTCAGATGGTGCCAAACCACCTTGACAAACGTGCGCACAAATATCTGCCACTGGTGCGCGAAGCAGCAGCCAGATACGGCGTCGATCAATCGTTGATTCTGGCGATTATGCAGACCGAATCGGCATTTAACCCGTATGCGGTCAGTAATGCCGATGCTCTTGGGCTGATGCAGGTGGTGCAACACACTGCCGGTGCCGACGTATTCAGGTCTGAAGGTCACTGGGGTACGCCGAGCCGAAGCTATCTGTTTGATCCGGCTAATAACATTAATACTGGTACCGCCTATTTGGCCATTCTGCAAAACTCTTATCTCGCGGGTATCGCTAACCCTACAGCCAGGCGTTATGCGGTCATTACTGCCTATAACGGCGGTGCGGGAAGTGTGTTACGTGTGTTCTCGAGCGACAAGACTCAGGCATTCAATATTATCAATAACATGTCGGCAGGTGATGTTTACGATACGCTGATCAATCGCCATCCGTCCGCGGAATCGCGCCGTTATCTGTATAAAGTTAACAACACTCAGAGAAGCTATCGTCGGACTGACTAA
- the trmB gene encoding tRNA (guanosine(46)-N7)-methyltransferase TrmB — protein sequence MKNDVISPEFDENGRAMRRIRSFVRRQGRLTKGQEYALENLWPVMGVEYQSQPVEIASLFGREAHTVLEIGFGMGTSLVTMAQQHPEHNFIGIEVHSPGVGACLMTAKEEGVENLRVMCHDAVEVLETMIPDGSLDMVQLFFPDPWHKARHNKRRIVQTPFVELVRRKLKLGGVFHMATDWEPYAEHMLEVMSGVEAYGNLSAEGNFVPRPESRPVTKFEMRGQRLGHGVWDLMFERKQ from the coding sequence ATGAAAAATGACGTCATTTCACCGGAGTTTGATGAAAACGGTCGCGCCATGCGCCGTATCCGCAGTTTTGTGCGCCGCCAGGGCCGCCTGACTAAAGGTCAAGAGTATGCGCTGGAAAATTTGTGGCCGGTGATGGGCGTTGAGTATCAGTCGCAGCCTGTCGAGATTGCCTCGCTGTTTGGCCGTGAAGCCCATACTGTGCTGGAAATCGGTTTCGGAATGGGGACTTCGCTGGTGACAATGGCCCAGCAGCACCCGGAACATAACTTTATCGGCATTGAGGTCCATTCACCGGGCGTCGGTGCCTGCCTGATGACGGCAAAGGAAGAGGGTGTCGAGAACCTGCGCGTGATGTGCCATGACGCAGTCGAAGTTCTCGAAACCATGATCCCCGATGGCTCACTCGACATGGTGCAGCTATTCTTTCCTGACCCGTGGCATAAAGCGCGTCATAACAAGCGCCGCATCGTTCAGACCCCGTTTGTTGAACTCGTGCGTCGTAAATTAAAGCTGGGTGGCGTATTCCACATGGCGACTGACTGGGAACCTTATGCGGAACACATGCTCGAAGTGATGAGCGGCGTTGAGGCTTACGGTAACCTGTCGGCGGAAGGCAACTTTGTGCCACGCCCAGAGTCGCGCCCGGTTACCAAGTTCGAAATGCGTGGTCAGCGTTTAGGCCACGGCGTATGGGATCTGATGTTTGAGAGGAAGCAATAA
- the glsB gene encoding glutaminase B — protein sequence MVTELDNGLLEEILLQVRPLIGQGKVADYIPALASVDPNNLGIAVCTVDGQQFFAGDAQTRFSIQSISKVLSLTLALGRYEEHEIWQRVGKEPSGQPFNSLVQLELEKGKPRNPFINPGALVICDMLQSRLAAPKQRMLEVVRQLSGEQDIHYDPLVARSEFEHSDRNAAIAYLMKSFGNFENDVITVLQTYFNYCSLKMSCCELARTFLYLVNKGQAPGSEEPLLEPGQARHINALMVTSGMYDGAGEFAYRVGMPGKSGVGGGIIAVVPEEMCIAVWSPELDAAGNSLAGTAALEILAQRIGRSIF from the coding sequence GTGGTGACTGAATTAGATAACGGGCTGCTGGAAGAAATTCTGTTGCAGGTGCGGCCTTTGATTGGTCAGGGAAAAGTGGCGGACTACATTCCGGCGCTGGCCTCGGTCGATCCCAATAATCTAGGCATTGCGGTCTGCACAGTGGACGGCCAGCAATTTTTTGCCGGTGATGCTCAAACGCGTTTTTCCATCCAGTCGATTTCCAAAGTGCTGAGCCTTACGCTGGCGCTCGGCCGCTATGAAGAGCACGAGATTTGGCAGCGCGTAGGTAAAGAACCCTCCGGGCAGCCGTTTAATTCTTTGGTACAGTTGGAATTGGAAAAGGGCAAACCGCGCAACCCATTTATCAATCCCGGCGCGCTGGTTATTTGCGACATGCTGCAATCACGCCTCGCGGCACCCAAGCAGCGGATGCTGGAAGTGGTCCGCCAGCTCTCCGGCGAGCAGGATATTCATTACGATCCGCTGGTGGCGCGTTCTGAGTTCGAGCATTCAGATCGCAATGCGGCCATCGCCTATCTGATGAAGTCGTTTGGTAATTTCGAAAACGATGTTATTACCGTACTGCAAACCTATTTTAACTACTGTTCGCTTAAAATGAGTTGTTGCGAGCTGGCGCGAACATTCCTCTACCTGGTCAACAAAGGTCAGGCACCGGGCAGTGAAGAGCCTTTGCTTGAGCCTGGTCAGGCGCGTCACATCAATGCACTCATGGTCACCAGCGGCATGTACGACGGCGCGGGTGAATTCGCCTATCGCGTAGGGATGCCGGGCAAGTCGGGCGTTGGGGGCGGAATTATCGCCGTTGTGCCAGAAGAGATGTGTATTGCCGTCTGGTCACCTGAACTTGATGCCGCAGGGAACTCTTTGGCAGGAACCGCTGCCTTAGAAATACTGGCACAACGCATTGGCCGTTCAATATTCTAA
- the mutY gene encoding A/G-specific adenine glycosylase — translation MEAHRFAPAVLDWYQRYGRKTLPWQLEKTPYKVWLSEVMLQQTQVATVIPYFQRFMQHFPDVKALAAAPLDEVLHLWTGLGYYARARNLHKAAQTIVAQHNGEFPTTFEEVNALPGVGRSTAGAVLSLSLGQHHPILDGNVKRVLARCYAIDGWPGEKKVENRLWEISEKVTPAEGVQQFNQAMMDLGAMVCTRSRPKCELCPLSFGCVAYANHSWASYPGKKPKKTLPEKTAWMLMIQQGDKVWLEQRPPVGLWGGLFCFPQFSNEDELIGAGKKYEVPRKSMQQMVAFRHTFSHFHLDIVPMWINIDSAAGCMDEGSGLWYNLAQPQSVGLAAPVERLLAELTKALPR, via the coding sequence ATGGAAGCGCATCGCTTCGCGCCTGCGGTACTCGATTGGTATCAACGTTATGGTCGTAAGACCCTGCCGTGGCAGCTCGAAAAAACACCTTATAAAGTCTGGCTCTCCGAGGTTATGTTGCAACAAACGCAGGTTGCGACGGTAATCCCTTACTTCCAGCGCTTTATGCAACATTTTCCAGACGTCAAAGCGCTGGCCGCTGCCCCGCTGGACGAAGTTCTGCATCTGTGGACCGGACTGGGTTATTACGCCCGCGCCCGCAATTTGCACAAAGCCGCGCAAACTATTGTGGCACAACATAACGGCGAATTCCCGACCACTTTTGAAGAAGTTAACGCATTGCCTGGCGTGGGTCGCTCAACAGCAGGCGCGGTACTTTCTCTGTCGCTTGGTCAGCATCACCCGATCCTCGACGGTAACGTCAAACGCGTGCTGGCTCGCTGCTATGCTATCGACGGCTGGCCGGGAGAGAAAAAGGTTGAAAACCGCCTATGGGAGATCAGCGAAAAAGTGACTCCCGCCGAAGGCGTTCAGCAATTTAACCAGGCAATGATGGACCTTGGCGCGATGGTCTGCACGCGTTCTCGTCCGAAATGCGAGCTGTGTCCTTTGAGTTTTGGCTGCGTTGCCTATGCCAATCATAGCTGGGCGAGTTATCCTGGAAAAAAACCCAAGAAAACTCTGCCAGAGAAAACTGCCTGGATGCTGATGATTCAGCAAGGCGATAAAGTTTGGCTGGAACAGCGCCCGCCGGTAGGACTTTGGGGCGGTCTGTTTTGCTTCCCACAGTTCAGCAATGAAGATGAGTTAATAGGCGCAGGCAAGAAATACGAGGTGCCGCGTAAGTCGATGCAACAAATGGTCGCTTTCCGCCACACTTTTAGCCATTTCCATCTAGATATCGTCCCGATGTGGATAAATATCGACTCGGCAGCAGGTTGCATGGATGAAGGCTCAGGTCTCTGGTATAACTTAGCGCAGCCACAGTCTGTCGGGCTGGCTGCCCCGGTCGAACGCCTGCTGGCGGAGTTGACCAAGGCATTGCCGCGATAG
- a CDS encoding XTP/dITP diphosphatase, giving the protein MQKVVLATGNPGKVRELAHLLADFGLEVVAQTELGVDDADETGLTFIENAIIKARHAAQITGLPAVADDSGLAVDFLGGAPGIYSARYSGEGATDQKNLEKLLDALKDVPEGQRQAQFHCVLVYMRHAEDPTPLVCHGSWAGEIIRAPAGEGGFGYDPIFYVPSLGKTAAELTREEKSAVSHRGLALAQLLQAMSGAAEKNA; this is encoded by the coding sequence ATGCAAAAAGTAGTACTGGCCACCGGCAATCCCGGAAAAGTGCGTGAACTCGCGCACTTACTCGCAGACTTTGGTCTCGAAGTCGTGGCGCAAACCGAGCTGGGCGTTGATGACGCAGATGAAACCGGTCTGACCTTTATCGAGAACGCCATTATCAAGGCCCGTCACGCAGCTCAAATAACTGGCTTGCCGGCTGTTGCCGATGATTCGGGGCTGGCGGTAGATTTTCTCGGCGGCGCACCGGGTATTTATTCTGCCCGTTATTCGGGTGAAGGTGCGACCGATCAGAAGAACCTCGAGAAGCTGCTTGATGCCTTGAAAGACGTGCCGGAAGGCCAGCGTCAGGCACAATTTCACTGTGTTCTGGTCTATATGCGCCACGCAGAAGATCCAACGCCGCTGGTGTGTCACGGCAGCTGGGCGGGTGAAATTATTCGCGCTCCGGCCGGTGAAGGCGGCTTTGGCTATGATCCGATATTCTATGTTCCGTCGCTGGGCAAAACTGCCGCAGAGCTGACGCGTGAAGAGAAAAGCGCCGTTTCTCACCGAGGTCTGGCATTGGCTCAGTTACTGCAAGCCATGTCCGGGGCTGCTGAAAAAAATGCGTAA